In Salinibaculum sp. SYNS191, the genomic window CCGAGTTTTGCCCACAGATTCCACGGGAGCACGACGATCGGCAGTGCCAGTGGGACGAGTGAGACTGCGAGTGCGAACGCGGCCGAGCGTGGCATCGATACCGGTCCAATCGATAGCGTATCACCGAGCGTGCTCTGGAGGTCGTCGTGGAATTCGTCGTACTCGCCGTCCTCGACTATCCCGTCCGACGCTAACCTCGTGAACAGATTCTCTGTTCGAAGGACGAGGCCGTCGTAGGTGAGGTGGCCAGCGACGAGGATGAACAGGAAGAACCCGGCTTGCACCGTGAGTGCGGGTGAACCCCCAGTTCGTGCGACGTACAGCGCATACGCCGTGCCACCCGCGAGCGGGACGGCAGTTGCGAAGAACACGATACTTCGGTAGACGGAGGTCCCATCAAGCGATGCCGAGACAATCCGATACAGCAGGTAGAGCCACAGACTGCCGAGGCCGACGCCCGCGATGCCCAGTAGAATCGTCTCGAACGTCAGTCCCGGACTGGGAAGCGACATCCGACCAGCGGCGACAGTGCTGAGCAACGAGGTCGGGATGTACACCGCGAGAACAGCGAGTACCAGTGTCGGCAGATTCCGCAACAGGAGGCGAACAATCCCGGTCGTGACTTCGATTGCCGGTGTCTCTGTCCCGTTCTCGTCCCCATCCCGCCGTTCGGTGAGGCTATCGAAGTGAAGCACCGCACACGACCGATAAAAGGGGCCCTGCGCGTCGGTCCACCGTTCCCAGTGTGAGACGTGTGACGAGCCCGTCTCGTCGCTCATGGTCTGGATTGGAACAAACAGGAACTAAGAATTGTCGGTTAGGATATCTGTTTTCGATGTGTCCATACGCCGGCTGGGTCGAGTGGATGCTCTCGATTTGAGTGTCTCTCCTGCGAGAGATGAGCAAGCTGCGCCGTGGACCAGGGGAAAGCTATGACTTTCTGTGGAGTCTTCCGCGACTAGCGAGTGCCTTCGGATGACACCACGACGGTGCGTTCCGAGCCACCCGTGACGGGTACGTATCCTGGCCAGCGCCCGGTACTCCTCGGGTCGACACCGTCCACGTTTGTGGAGTCAAGACAGCGGTCTCGAGCGGGAAAAGGGTGCTAGCCGAACATCTGGCGCATCATCGGATGCATCTCCATCAGCTGCTCCTCGGCGATCTCCTCGTAGATCTTGTAGGTGATAGACACCGTCAGGAGCAGGCCAGTGCCGGAGACGCCGCCGATGGTGCCCAGCATGTTTGCCATGACCGCGAGCAGCCCGACGAGCGCGCCGCCGATGACGGTCACCTGGGGGATGTACTGCTCTAGCACCCGCTCGATGGAGCGGACGTTCTGTCGGAAGCCGGGAATCTGCATCCCGGAGTTGTGAATCTGCTGGGCGGTCGCGTTCGGACCCATGTCCGTCGTCTCGACCCAGAAGATGGCGAAGATAGCCCCGCCGACTATCATGATGAAGAGGTCCACCCCCGCACGGATGGAGAGTTTCCACAGCGGGTCGGTAATCTGGTAGATCGGCGTCTGTATGGGAGCGAGGAAGTAGAACAGCCCGCCGGTCGGGTTCCCGGACGAGCCGTAGACGCCCAGCCAGTCGGGCATCGCCTCGGCACCGATCTGTGCGTGCAGGATACGGCCGAGGAACTGAACGTTGGCCTGCAGCGCCCGGACGAGAATCATCGGCAGGACGCTGGCGTAGATGAGCTTCACCGGGAAGCGACCGCGAGCGCCCTTGACACGGGCGTTCGACAGCGGAATCTCGACGCGGACGCTCTCCGCGTAGACGACCACCCCGAAGATGGCCAGCGTCGTGAGAACCGGGATGATGAAGCCGCTCCCAAAGAGGAGCTGTTCGATACCGGCCGGCGTCAGTATCGGGGGAATCTGGACCGACCCGGTGACGATACCGATCCAGGTCGGGATGATGCCGGCGGTCCCGTCGGTGGGCCCCGTCAGGCCCGGCACCGTCAGAACGCCGCCGAGCAGTCGCTGTGAGACCCCGGCGATGATGAACAGGCCGATACCGGAGCCGACACCCCACTTACTGACGACCTCGTCCATGAACAGGATGAGGACGCCACCGACGAATATCTGCGCGAACATCAGCCACTGGACACCGACCTCGCCGATGCCCAGCGACTGCGCGACCGCGTCGCTCGCGGGCAGGAAGTTCCCGGCGAAGACCATCGGGAGCCCGGTCAGCACGATCATCACGATGACCAGGAACTTCTGCAGCCCCTGGTAGAGCACCTGGTCGCGGGGGTTGTTCTGCGTGTCGAGTCCGAGCAGGTCAGCACCGCCGAGGAGCTGGAGGACGATGCTCGCCGTGACGATGGGACCGATACCCAGCTGCAGGATGGTTCCCTGCCCGCCGGCGAGAATCGACCGGAACTGTCCGAAAACCTCGGTTCCCTGGCCTTCGAGGCCGAACAGGAACACGTTCGTCAGGAAGAAGTACAGCACCAGAATACCCGCAGTCCACGTCAGCTTCCGCTTGAAGGGGACGTGCCCCTCCGGCCGACGGACTGCCGGCATCCGGGTGAGTACCGGTTCGGCGGTGTCCTTCCAGCTCATACTATTCCTCGTCTGTCTCGTCGTCCGTAGCTTCGTCGATTTCCTCGGCGCGCTCGGAGAGGGTGGCGGAGCCGCCCGCCTCCTCCAGCTTCCCGCGGGCACTGCCCGAGAAAGCGTCTGCGGTCACCGACAGCTCGTTGCGCACCTGTCCGGTGCCCAGCACCTTCACCGCGTCGGCGTCGTAGCCGTCCTCGGCGACGTCGCGGGCGTCGACGGCGTAGCCGCCGTCGGTCTCCTCGGCGACGCCCTCCGCGGCCAGGAGCGCGGCGTCCTCGTCGAGTTTCTGCACGTCGACGGTGACGACGTCGTCCTTGACCTTGTCGGGACGGGTGAAGCCGTGCTTGCCCAGCGGCTCGTAGTTGTGGAACTCGTGTTTGTCGCGGCCCGCGTTCCCGCGGCCACCGCGGTGGCCGGCACCGCGGCGGTTCTTGTGGGAGCCGCCGCCGTGCGTGCGCGAGCCACGCTGTCGCTTTTTCTTGTTCGTCATTATCGCATCGCCTCCAGGAGGTCGTCGATCTGCTCGGTGGTGTGCTTGCCCAGCTGGCCGCCGGCGCGGGCCGGCTGCTTGATACCGTCGTGGCCGCCACGCGGCGGGTGAAGGCGCAGCGTCGGGGAGAGACCCTGCGCCTGCAGCGTCGTCTCCTCGTCGACAAGCGCCGCCGCCAGCGACGCGACGTCGTCGTACTCCGTGTTCTCTGCGACCCACTCGTCGTCGACGTCGGCGTCTCCCTCGGCAGGTTCGCCGCGGGATTCGAGCAGGAGTTCGACGGTCTCCTGGCTCGGCTGGCCGTGGGCGACGTAGTCGTTTACCTTCGTGACCATGCCGTTGTAGGTGTCAGTCTCGGGGACCAGCGTCGCGTGGTTGACGCGCTCGACGTTGAGCATCGCCAGCGTGTCCTCGATGTCCCCGTTCATGTTGACGTTGCCGCGAATCTGGACGAGCGCGCGCATCACTCGATCACCTCTCGCTTCTCGAAGGTCCGCTGGGGGACGCGCGCCTCGGCCGTGTTGCGAAGCGCGTTGAAGGTAGCCTTCGCGAAGTTGACCGTCGTGCGCGTGTTGCCCGACGAGCGGGTCCAGATGTCCTCGATACCGGCGAGTTCGAGCACCTTGCGGACGGTCTCCCCGCCCGCCAGGCCCAGCCCGCGGGGGGCGGGCTGGAGCTCAACCTCGACGCTGCCGGCCTTGCCCGTGGTGCGCAGCGCGACCGTGTGCGGACGGCCACAGCCACACTCCCACGACCCGCAGCCGCGCGAGACGTCGATGAGATTGAGCTTGCCGATCTCGATTGCCTTCTGAATCGCACCGCCGACCTGGTCGTCGCGGCCCTCGGCGTAGCCGACGAGGCCGTCGCGGTTGCCGACGACGACGACGCAGCGGAACTTCACCCGCCGGCCGGAGTCGGTCATGCGCTGGACCATGTTGATGTCCAGCACTTCGTCCTCCAGGTCGGGGACGAGCTGGTCTACCAGTTCGGGTTCCTTCAGCGGCAGCCCGGCGTTCAGCGCCTCCTGCATCGTCTCGATGTCGCCGTCGGCGACCTTCTTGCCGAGCCGCGTCTGCGGTTCCCATCCGTTGTCAGCACTCATAGTTCGATGTCACCTTCAAGTAGTGTCTCCCGCATGTCGTCGAAGTGCGCGGGAAGGTCCGTGGCGTCGAAATCGCCGCTGTAGAGCCCGTCGTCGAGCCCCTCGGCGTACTCGGCGATGTGCTCGCCGCGCGTGCGCGGCCACTCCGCCAGCACCGAGTCGTTGTGCGGGATTTCGAGCCCGGCGTCGATTGCGCCTTCCTGTATTGCGAAGACTTTGCTCCCCGGCGTCGGGGAGTTCAGTCCGATGTCCAGTACCGCTTCCTCCACGCCGGCCTCGATGGCCCGCAGGCCCGCGAGCAGTCCGGTCAGGTACGCGGCGGGCATGTTGCCCGTCGGCGCTTCCCAACCGTACTCCGCGAGGTCAGTGGATTCCGCGGCCGCCAGCGTCCGGTCGCCCTCCGGCCCAGTCGAGACCAGCTGCGCCCTGACTTGCTTGTTGCTCTTTCGAGCGACAAGGCGTGGCTTGCCGGATTTCAACAGGCGCAACCGCTGATGGTAATCTGTCCGGGCCTCGCGGCGACGCCGCATCGGCACCGTGTATCGTGGTCCTGTCGCCATTATTGTTCACCGTAGTTGTCGTCGATGTAGCGCTGCAGGTCCGCGACGGAGTCGAACTCGCCGCCACCGGCCTTGTCGTAGAGGTCGCGGTAGGTGGAGCGGTCGAGGTCGCCCTCGTCGCGGAGTTCGCGCAGATGATTGCGCTGTGCGCGAATCCTGGATTCCCAGTCCTGTTTCTTGTTCTGCCGTGCGCCGGCCTTGCCCTTCCGGGAGCCGGCACCGGTCTGGTGTCCGTACGACCGCTTCGCCTGGCGCTCGCGCGCCCGACCGCGGGAGTTGCCCTTGGGTGCCTCGGCGCGGATGACGCCGTCGTCGACCAGTTCGCGGATGTCCTCCCGCGTGATGGCCTCGGCGATGTCACCCTGTGCCTCGGGGTCGAACCAGAGCTTGTTCTTCCCGACGTCGAGCACGTCTGCGGCCAGTCGCTTCTGTGCACTCAGGTCAGTCATTCGACTTCGACCTCCTCGTAGGTGGGGTTCAGGACGCGGATGTCGCGGTCCTGTGCTGCCTCCTCGATGCGTTCGCGTTTGCGGCCACCGACCTTCGAGGCGATACGGACCGCCTCACGGTCGCCGTCGACGCCCTCCAGGTCGTCCACGTTGTGCACGTAGACCTCCTCGAAGCCCGACGGGTGCAGGCCGCGGACCGCTTCGGGGGTCCGGAAGCCGGCTTCGACGGTGTCGCCCTTGCCCTTGACGCCGCGGCGCTGCTTCGAGAGCTGGCCGCGCGGGCGCCGCCACGACGTGCCGACGCGCTTTTTCTTGTGGTGGTCCTGCCGGTTGAACTGCGGCTTGCCCTCGCGCCGGCGCTGGGCGAGCAGGCGCTCGGCCTCCTCGTCCAGGTCCGGGGTCTTCTCGACCAGTCCGCGCGGGCGGAGTTCGGTCTCGACTTCCTCGGCGGGTTCCTCCTCGGGCGCTTCCTCCTCGACGGCCGCCTCGACGTCCTCGCTGACTTCGAGGTCACCGACGTCGGCCTTGATACGGGCCGCGAGCGCCATGCCGACGCCCTCGACCTCGGCCAGGTCGCTCTGGCTCGCCGACTTGATGTCCGCGACGGACTCGTAGCCGGCCTCGCGGAGCGCGTCCGCCTTCGACTCGCCGACGCCGCTGATGTCCGTCAGCTCCGCCGGTCCTTCGTCTTCGTCGACTTCTTCTTCGTCGTCGGCTTCGGCCTCTTCGGCCTCTTCGTCGTCTTCTTCGACTTCCGCAGCCTCGTCTTCGGCCCCCGTCTCCTCGACGTCGGCCTCGTCGACCTGTTCGTCGGTCGCTTCCTCGTCGGTCTGTTCTGTCTCGGCCGCCTCGGTCTCCTCCTCGGAGTCCTCGAAGGCGACTTCCTCCTCGGGTTCGTCGTCTGCCATCAGGCGTCACCTCGCTTCGGTTTCTGTGTGATGTAGACGCCGTCCTGGAAGACGCGAACGTCCTTGTCCTGGACGCGCGTCAACTGCTCGATGTCCGCGGCAGTCTGCCCGACGTCTTCGATGTCTGGTCCGCGCAGCGTCACCTGCTCGTCGCTGACTTCGACCTCCGTGTCGCCGTGAATCTCGGTCCGTCGCGGGGCACGCTCGCCGAGGAAGTTCTCGATAACGACCTCGTCGCCCTCGACGCTGACCTGCATCGGGAAGTGAGAGTAGAAGACTTCCATCTCGTACTCCCAGCCCTCGGTCACGCCGTGGAACATGTTGCGTACGTGGCTCTCGAAGGTGCCCATCGTCGACTTCGTCTTGGCGTCCTCGGCGTCGCTCGTGATGACGACCTCGTCGTCGTCGACGGTGACCGAGACGTCCGGATACCAGAGGCGGCGCGTGACGCTGCCGTTCGGTCCCTCGACGGTGAGGTCGAGATGGTCCACCTCGACGCTCACCTCGTCCGGTGTCTGGAGTGCTGTTCGTGGCATTGTTAGTAGACGTATGCGATGACCTGGCCGCCGACGCCCTCCTCGCGGGCCTCGTAGTGGCTCATGACGCCACGTGAGGTTGTGACGACGAGCGTCCCGTAGTCACGGGCGGGGAGGAACCGCTTCTCCCACTTCTCGTACTCGTCGGCCGTCGCGGAGTAGCGTGGCTTGACCGGGCCACATTCGTTGATTGCGCCTTTCAGTTCGACGTCGAACTCGCCGGCCTTGCCGTCGTCGACGTACTGGAAGCCGCCGATGTACCCGCGGTCGTAGAAGACCTCGAGTACCGAGCCGATTTCGTTCGATGCGGGCTGTACCGTCTGGTCGAGATGCCCGACACTCTCTGCGTTGTTCAGCGCCGAGAGCGCGTTGGCGAGTGGGTCTGTTCCTGTCATGAGTACTTCTTGAACCCCATGCTTCGAGACACCTCGCGGAAGCACTGCCGGCACAGGTAGATGTCGTACTTGCCGACCAGTCCCTGTTCGCGGCCACAGCGCTGACACGCTCGTAGCTGTCCCGTGCGTTTCGCGGCTTGCTCGCCGGTGCGCTCCGCCTCGCTGTCGCCGTTGTCGGCGTCTGTCTCGCTCTCGCTCATTGTTCGACCTCCACGTCGAAGGTGTTCTCGACGAACGCCACCGCGTCGGCGACGTCCAGGCGGTGTCCGGAGGGAATCGGCCGCGAGGCCTTGTCCCGCTTTGCGACCCGGTAGCCCGGCCGGACGAGGTTGACCGTCACGTCCAGCCCGTAGATACCGATGGTCGGGTCGTACTCCTGGCTCGGGAACTCCGTGTGTTCCTCGACGCCGAAGCTGAAGTTGCCCGTGTCGTCGAACTGCGAGGCCGAGATGTCCACGAGCGGCAGCGCCGTCTCCAGGAACTCCTCGGCGAGTTCGTCACGTAGCGTGACCTTCGCGCCGATGGGGTCCCCTTCGCGGATGTTGAACTCCGGTTCGGTCTCCTTTGCGGTGGTCCGGACCGGCTGCTGGCTCGTGACCTCCGCCAGAATCTCCTCGCCGTTTGCGAGTTCGACACCGCCCTGGCCGACGCCCATGTGGACGACGACCTTCTCGACGCGGGGTTCCCGCATCTCGTGGAACTCACCGCTCTCGGTCTCCGAACTCATTCGTCGTCACCTCCGTCCTCGTCGTCCTCGGCGGCCGCCGCCTCCTCGGCGGCGTCCTCCGCATCGCCCTCGATGAAGTTCTCGTCGATGACGACGACGTACTCCTCGACGGTCTCGAAGCCGCCCTCGTCGGCGACGCCGGGAATGTCTTCCTGGGTCGCGAGGACGTTGTTCTGGGCGCTACCGGGCGTGACCTGAATCTCCTCGATGCGGCCGATGTCGCCCGCGTGGGCACCGTCGACCGCGGTCACGAGCGCACCCACATCGTACTCGAAGTGGGCGACGACTTCGTTGTCGTCGTTGGCGACGACGACCGAGTCGCCGCCGCTGTAGCCGGCGTCCTCGTCGACCAGCAGCGTCTGTCCGTCGTGGAGGGTCAACTGGACCTCTCCGCCGGGGACGTTGCGCTTGCCCACGATTTTGCCGAGCTTCGACTGCGCGCTGTCCTCGTCGATGGGGGTCAGCGACAGCCGACCGCCCTCGCCGGGGAACACGCGGTAGAACTCCTCGCGCTCGGTAAAGGCCAGGATGTCGAACATCCCGACAGGCCGCTCCTCGTCGGAGACCGGCGTGCCGTTGATGACGACGTTGTCCTGGTTGAGCGCGTACCGTGCTTCCTTGCGGCTGTCGGCGTAACCGAGCACGTCCCGCAGGATGATGAGCAGGGGCACCCCTGCCTCGCCGTGGGGACCCGCGTCGGCCTTGACGGTGAACGTGTCCGTCTTCCGCTCGACAGGCCAGCTGTTCGGGACCGAGAGTCGTTTCTGGTGTTTCGTCATGCGCTATCCTCCTCCGATTCCAGGCGGGCCTGCCGCTCGTCGTCGGAGAGGTTCAGGGACGTCACGCGGAGGTTGCTCGCGTCCAGCGGACGCGGGACTTCCTCCCCGTCGGCGGTCTCCTGGGTGACCTCCTCGACGTGCACGACCGCCTCGCGGAGGTCGACGTTGACGACTTCTTCCTCTTCGCCGGCGAAGTCGCCGCGCAACACCTCGACGGTGTCGCCCTCGTTGACGCGCACGTTTCGCTGTCCGTACTCCTCGCGGAGGTCGTCGGACAGCGTCGCGCGCACCTCCGACTGGCGCTCGTGCAGCGGGGCCTGTGCCGTCTGTTTCCGCTGCTTGCGTGGTTGTCGTGTCATACTATCATCGTCGCTGTCGACGCGATACTTCCGAACCGCTCCGCGACCTCCCGCGCGATGGGACCTTTCAGCTCGGTCCCGCGCGGGTCCTCGTTCTCGTCGATGATGACGGCCGCGTTGTCCTCGAACTTCACCCGCGTGCCGTCGGGGCGGCGGATGGGCTTGCGCTGCCGGATGACGACAGCTTCGAGCACCTGGCGGCGCATCTCCGGCGTGCCCTTCGTCACCGAGACCGTGACCTTGTCACCGAGGCCGGCCTTCGGGTGGCGATTGACGGTACCGGAGTAGCCGTGCGTGCTGATTATCTTCAGCTCACGCGCGCCCGTGTTGTCCGCGCAGGTGACCAGCGAGCCCTTCTCCAGGCCCTGCGTGACGTCGGCCTTCAGTGCCTCCATCACTCGTCACCTCCGTGAACCTCGACTACTACGTGGGATTTGGTCTTCGAGAGCGGTCGTGTCTCTGCTATCGTGACCGTGTCGCCGACCTCCAGGTCCATGCACGGGGGTGCATGAGCCGGGACGCGGCTGCGCCGTTTCATCAGGCGGTCGTACTTCGGGACGGGTACGTCGTACTCCCGTTCGACGACCACGGTCTTCTCCATGTCTGTGGAGGCGACTTCACCGTCGAGCGTCTGCCCGCGGACACCCAGTGTGCCGTGGAACGGGCAGTTCTCGTCGGAGCATGTCTCCTCCGGGTTCGCTACGTTCAATCCTAGCGCCATTGTGAATCACCTGTCTGTTCCGTGCGTCGTGCCGGTCGCGCGACGAGTTTCGACCCCTCGACGGTGACCATCTGCGTGCGGTCACCGCGCGGGATGGCAAACTCGAAGGTCGCGTCGGCCTTCGGCACGTGGAACACCCGAGTGTCTCCCTCTACTCCCAGCGTCTTCGTCGTCTCCAGCACCACGTCGCCGGCGATGCCGACGAGGTCGGGGTTCGAGGCCGAAACGACTTCGACCGTCAGCCCGACCAGTTCGTGTCGCGGGAGCGTCTCGGGTGTCAGTGGCATTACGCTGCCTCCTCGGCGACCTCGTCGAGGTCGCCCTCTTCTCGCTGTATCGTCTTGATGCGCGCGATCGCCCGGCGGAGTTCCTTGATGCGCCCGGGGTTCTCGGGCATCCCGCCGGCGGCCTTGACGGCCTGGTCGTTGAGCAGTTCCGTCTCGAGGTCCTCCAGCTCCGCCTCGCGCTCTGCGGGCGTCATGTCGCGGATTTCCTCGGCGTGGAGAATCGTCATTCCTCGTCACCCTCCTGCTCGTCCTCGTCCATCTCGTCCATCAGCTCTTCCGCTTCGGCTTCGGTCTCCTCGTCGAGTTCCTCGTCGACGTCGGCCGCGAGGTCGTCGAGTTCCTCCTCGACGTCGGCCTCGTCGGGGACCTCCGGGTCTTCGAAGTCGTCGACGACTTCCTCCTCGATGACCTCCTCGGCCGACTCGGCCGATTCGGCGGCTTCCTCTGCCTCTTCCGGCGGGGCACCCATAGACGGCTCCTCGCCCTCCTCGGCTTCTTCGTCGGGCTCGCCGGCGAGCAGTTCGTCGACGCCCTCGGCTTCCTCGACGTAGTCCGAGACGTCGACGTCCTCGTAGATTTCGAAGTCGTCGGGCAGTTCGGCGTTCGGCGGGATGATCTTCACCTGCACCCCGATGGTGCCGAGTTTCATCACTGCCGTACCGATGCCGTGGTCGACAATCTCCTCGGCGGGCTCGCCGTTGTGCTTGATGTAGCCGCGGTTGAACTTCTCGACGCGCGAGCGTGCGCCCGTAACCTTGCCGGAGAGGACGATCTCCGCGCCGAGTGCGCCCGCTTCCATGATGCGGTCGATGGTCGTGTGACCGGCCTTGCGGAAGTACCAGCCGCGTTCGAGCGCGTTGGCGAGGCGGTCCGCGACGATGCGGGCGTTGAGGTCCGGTTCGTCGACTTCCTGGACGTCGACCTGCGGGTCGTCGAGGTCGAACTCCGTCTCCAGGGTGTTCGTGATCTTCCGGATGTTCTTCCCGCCCTTGCCGATGACCATGCCGGGCTTTTCCGCCTTGAGCACGATCTGCGTGCCCATCGGCGTCTTGGCGACTTCCATGCCGCCGTAGCCGGCGCGGCCGAGTTCCTTCTGGAAGAACTCGTCAATCTGCGTGCGCTGGAGGCCGTTGTCGATGAACTGCTGTTCGTCGGCCATTATTCATCGCCCTCCTGTTCTTCGAGGATGAGTTCGACGTCCACTTCTGGGGAGTTCCACGGCGAGGCCCGCCCCATCGCGCGGGGCTTGCGGCCCTGGTTCTCGCCGACCTTGTGGGCGGCGACGTGCTTGATCGTCATCTCCTCGCCCTCGAAGCCCTGGTGGTCGGCGTTGCCGATGGCGTTCTCCAGCAGGTCGAGAAAGCCCTCCGAGGCCTTCTCGGGGAAACGGCCGGCGTCCCAGCCGTCGATGTCCTTGCGGTGACCGACGCCCGAGTTGTGCTGGCGGAAGGGAACGGACCGCTCGCCGGCGATGACCGCTTCCAGGTACTCGACCGCGTCGGCCGCGGTCATGCCCTTGATCTCGCGGGCGATGGCCTTGCTGTGCTTGTGGCTCATCTGACGCTCCCGGAGCATCGCTTTGGCCGTCGTGTCCGGGTCCGCGTCGACTGAATAGCTGATTCCCATGTTATTTGAGTGGCACGAACTTGGAGGAGCGTGTCGCTCCGATGCCGGCCTGTCCGTGCTCGACCGACGTGCGGGTCAGCTGGAACTCGCCGAGGTAGTGCCCGAGCATCTCCGGCTCTACCTTGACGCGTTCGAAGCTCTGCC contains:
- a CDS encoding 50S ribosomal protein L14, whose amino-acid sequence is MEALKADVTQGLEKGSLVTCADNTGARELKIISTHGYSGTVNRHPKAGLGDKVTVSVTKGTPEMRRQVLEAVVIRQRKPIRRPDGTRVKFEDNAAVIIDENEDPRGTELKGPIAREVAERFGSIASTATMIV
- a CDS encoding 50S ribosomal protein L5 produces the protein MSSETESGEFHEMREPRVEKVVVHMGVGQGGVELANGEEILAEVTSQQPVRTTAKETEPEFNIREGDPIGAKVTLRDELAEEFLETALPLVDISASQFDDTGNFSFGVEEHTEFPSQEYDPTIGIYGLDVTVNLVRPGYRVAKRDKASRPIPSGHRLDVADAVAFVENTFDVEVEQ
- a CDS encoding 50S ribosomal protein L19e, with protein sequence MTDLSAQKRLAADVLDVGKNKLWFDPEAQGDIAEAITREDIRELVDDGVIRAEAPKGNSRGRARERQAKRSYGHQTGAGSRKGKAGARQNKKQDWESRIRAQRNHLRELRDEGDLDRSTYRDLYDKAGGGEFDSVADLQRYIDDNYGEQ
- the secY gene encoding preprotein translocase subunit SecY, with the protein product MSWKDTAEPVLTRMPAVRRPEGHVPFKRKLTWTAGILVLYFFLTNVFLFGLEGQGTEVFGQFRSILAGGQGTILQLGIGPIVTASIVLQLLGGADLLGLDTQNNPRDQVLYQGLQKFLVIVMIVLTGLPMVFAGNFLPASDAVAQSLGIGEVGVQWLMFAQIFVGGVLILFMDEVVSKWGVGSGIGLFIIAGVSQRLLGGVLTVPGLTGPTDGTAGIIPTWIGIVTGSVQIPPILTPAGIEQLLFGSGFIIPVLTTLAIFGVVVYAESVRVEIPLSNARVKGARGRFPVKLIYASVLPMILVRALQANVQFLGRILHAQIGAEAMPDWLGVYGSSGNPTGGLFYFLAPIQTPIYQITDPLWKLSIRAGVDLFIMIVGGAIFAIFWVETTDMGPNATAQQIHNSGMQIPGFRQNVRSIERVLEQYIPQVTVIGGALVGLLAVMANMLGTIGGVSGTGLLLTVSITYKIYEEIAEEQLMEMHPMMRQMFG
- a CDS encoding uL15m family ribosomal protein, yielding MTNKKKRQRGSRTHGGGSHKNRRGAGHRGGRGNAGRDKHEFHNYEPLGKHGFTRPDKVKDDVVTVDVQKLDEDAALLAAEGVAEETDGGYAVDARDVAEDGYDADAVKVLGTGQVRNELSVTADAFSGSARGKLEEAGGSATLSERAEEIDEATDDETDEE
- the rpmC gene encoding 50S ribosomal protein L29; translation: MTILHAEEIRDMTPAEREAELEDLETELLNDQAVKAAGGMPENPGRIKELRRAIARIKTIQREEGDLDEVAEEAA
- a CDS encoding 30S ribosomal protein S5, whose amino-acid sequence is MSADNGWEPQTRLGKKVADGDIETMQEALNAGLPLKEPELVDQLVPDLEDEVLDINMVQRMTDSGRRVKFRCVVVVGNRDGLVGYAEGRDDQVGGAIQKAIEIGKLNLIDVSRGCGSWECGCGRPHTVALRTTGKAGSVEVELQPAPRGLGLAGGETVRKVLELAGIEDIWTRSSGNTRTTVNFAKATFNALRNTAEARVPQRTFEKREVIE
- a CDS encoding 30S ribosomal protein S17 → MALGLNVANPEETCSDENCPFHGTLGVRGQTLDGEVASTDMEKTVVVEREYDVPVPKYDRLMKRRSRVPAHAPPCMDLEVGDTVTIAETRPLSKTKSHVVVEVHGGDE
- the rplX gene encoding 50S ribosomal protein L24, with the translated sequence MTRQPRKQRKQTAQAPLHERQSEVRATLSDDLREEYGQRNVRVNEGDTVEVLRGDFAGEEEEVVNVDLREAVVHVEEVTQETADGEEVPRPLDASNLRVTSLNLSDDERQARLESEEDSA
- a CDS encoding 50S ribosomal protein L6 — encoded protein: MPRTALQTPDEVSVEVDHLDLTVEGPNGSVTRRLWYPDVSVTVDDDEVVITSDAEDAKTKSTMGTFESHVRNMFHGVTEGWEYEMEVFYSHFPMQVSVEGDEVVIENFLGERAPRRTEIHGDTEVEVSDEQVTLRGPDIEDVGQTAADIEQLTRVQDKDVRVFQDGVYITQKPKRGDA
- a CDS encoding 50S ribosomal protein L32e, whose amino-acid sequence is MTDISGVGESKADALREAGYESVADIKSASQSDLAEVEGVGMALAARIKADVGDLEVSEDVEAAVEEEAPEEEPAEEVETELRPRGLVEKTPDLDEEAERLLAQRRREGKPQFNRQDHHKKKRVGTSWRRPRGQLSKQRRGVKGKGDTVEAGFRTPEAVRGLHPSGFEEVYVHNVDDLEGVDGDREAVRIASKVGGRKRERIEEAAQDRDIRVLNPTYEEVEVE
- a CDS encoding 30S ribosomal protein S8, which produces MTGTDPLANALSALNNAESVGHLDQTVQPASNEIGSVLEVFYDRGYIGGFQYVDDGKAGEFDVELKGAINECGPVKPRYSATADEYEKWEKRFLPARDYGTLVVTTSRGVMSHYEAREEGVGGQVIAYVY
- a CDS encoding 50S ribosomal protein L18, with the translated sequence MATGPRYTVPMRRRREARTDYHQRLRLLKSGKPRLVARKSNKQVRAQLVSTGPEGDRTLAAAESTDLAEYGWEAPTGNMPAAYLTGLLAGLRAIEAGVEEAVLDIGLNSPTPGSKVFAIQEGAIDAGLEIPHNDSVLAEWPRTRGEHIAEYAEGLDDGLYSGDFDATDLPAHFDDMRETLLEGDIEL
- a CDS encoding 30S ribosomal protein S4e — encoded protein: MTKHQKRLSVPNSWPVERKTDTFTVKADAGPHGEAGVPLLIILRDVLGYADSRKEARYALNQDNVVINGTPVSDEERPVGMFDILAFTEREEFYRVFPGEGGRLSLTPIDEDSAQSKLGKIVGKRNVPGGEVQLTLHDGQTLLVDEDAGYSGGDSVVVANDDNEVVAHFEYDVGALVTAVDGAHAGDIGRIEEIQVTPGSAQNNVLATQEDIPGVADEGGFETVEEYVVVIDENFIEGDAEDAAEEAAAAEDDEDGGDDE
- a CDS encoding 30S ribosomal protein S3, translating into MADEQQFIDNGLQRTQIDEFFQKELGRAGYGGMEVAKTPMGTQIVLKAEKPGMVIGKGGKNIRKITNTLETEFDLDDPQVDVQEVDEPDLNARIVADRLANALERGWYFRKAGHTTIDRIMEAGALGAEIVLSGKVTGARSRVEKFNRGYIKHNGEPAEEIVDHGIGTAVMKLGTIGVQVKIIPPNAELPDDFEIYEDVDVSDYVEEAEGVDELLAGEPDEEAEEGEEPSMGAPPEEAEEAAESAESAEEVIEEEVVDDFEDPEVPDEADVEEELDDLAADVDEELDEETEAEAEELMDEMDEDEQEGDEE
- a CDS encoding ribonuclease P protein component 1; the protein is MPLTPETLPRHELVGLTVEVVSASNPDLVGIAGDVVLETTKTLGVEGDTRVFHVPKADATFEFAIPRGDRTQMVTVEGSKLVARPARRTEQTGDSQWR
- a CDS encoding 30S ribosomal protein S14, producing MSESETDADNGDSEAERTGEQAAKRTGQLRACQRCGREQGLVGKYDIYLCRQCFREVSRSMGFKKYS
- the rpmD gene encoding 50S ribosomal protein L30 → MRALVQIRGNVNMNGDIEDTLAMLNVERVNHATLVPETDTYNGMVTKVNDYVAHGQPSQETVELLLESRGEPAEGDADVDDEWVAENTEYDDVASLAAALVDEETTLQAQGLSPTLRLHPPRGGHDGIKQPARAGGQLGKHTTEQIDDLLEAMR